A single genomic interval of uncultured Desulfobacter sp. harbors:
- a CDS encoding UvrD-helicase domain-containing protein — MKFIADLHIHSKYSRATAKNLDLEHIYHTAQVKGITLVGTGDFTHPAWIQEIETKLEPAEPGLFALKDEIARQIDADVPASCKGPVRFILQSEISNIYKKDARVRKNHNLIYMPDLDTVKKFNARLDAIGNIKSDGRPILGLDARDLLEIMLETSDQGFFIPAHIWTPWFSMFGSKSGFDTIEECFGDLSSHIFACETGLSSDPPMNWRVTDLDRVRLVSNSDAHSPGFLGRNASVFDTDLAFDAVRRALETHDLAAYKGTLDMYPHQGKYHYDGHRKCGVCLNPDETAALGGICPECGKPLTLGVLYRVQELADRPEGFKPENRHPHSYVVPLADMLSQILGVGPNTKKVKTHYDKAVNALGPELDILTQLSPEIIERAGVPLLAQAIQKMRDGDIHIDPGYDGEYGKVNIFTREEKEHIQGEKSLFGSPLPRKKTKKTPGTPHIRKKPQNKDAVLPSPEKKVPPVSVAPGHILDGLNPEQDRAVKSQSKAVVIQAGPGTGKTRTLTARIAWLLRENKAAPENILALTFTNKAAGELADRIESFIPQGGQLVTAATFHGFCLQMLRRYSNFKRGLMEDDLRLEMLAQAVKDVTGEKKVPKKTVSKLDAWISRQKQQLKEPGDETQEDTENNPIEDFDPVWPDVYKAYDRILQERGLADFEDLIFICFRLFSRDEVLLEQIRHQYKYIFVDEYQDLNLGQYRLVRLIAQNSHIFVIGDPDQSIYGFRGSDSRFFNRFELDFPECEQIRLRQNYRSTQTILDASFQVICTGDEVENEARKIYASLDGKQKISINETASESAEAVAVGKVIEKGVGGLSFLSMDKGTGPDSGTDREYAFSDFAVLYRTRQQALAFTRAFEKAGIPFQTADREHWADMAGIKDLLALMRISLNRSSDAERQQFVQFLPRVETLTVPMNTSALLDTLGDWLDIKALGQTDEKLAAAWQRLNVLADRYPSPCDLLDALRLDQDPDFLDKTVEKVSLMTMHAAKGLEFPVVFLTGCENGTIPFARDGKTVEDPDEERRLFYVGMTRAKEMLYLTYARKRRIFGREQQKIRSCFIDDIEKKLARYEKGKKQVKKQKTRDIQLELF; from the coding sequence ATGAAATTTATAGCAGATCTGCATATCCATTCAAAATATTCCCGGGCCACAGCTAAAAATCTGGACCTGGAGCATATCTACCACACGGCCCAGGTCAAAGGCATTACCCTGGTGGGCACAGGGGATTTTACCCATCCTGCCTGGATTCAGGAGATAGAAACCAAGCTTGAGCCTGCCGAACCCGGGCTGTTTGCATTGAAAGATGAGATTGCAAGACAGATTGACGCCGACGTGCCGGCGTCGTGCAAAGGGCCTGTGCGTTTTATTCTTCAGTCTGAGATTTCCAATATATATAAAAAGGATGCAAGGGTCCGTAAAAACCATAACCTGATCTATATGCCGGATCTGGATACGGTAAAAAAGTTCAATGCCCGCCTGGATGCCATCGGCAACATTAAATCCGACGGCCGGCCCATTCTGGGGCTGGATGCAAGGGATCTGCTGGAGATCATGCTGGAGACATCCGACCAGGGCTTTTTTATCCCGGCCCATATCTGGACGCCGTGGTTTTCCATGTTTGGGTCTAAGTCCGGGTTTGATACCATTGAAGAGTGCTTTGGTGATTTAAGTTCCCATATCTTTGCCTGTGAGACCGGCCTGTCATCCGATCCGCCCATGAACTGGCGGGTGACAGATCTGGATAGGGTCCGGCTGGTATCCAATTCCGATGCCCATTCCCCGGGATTTTTGGGCCGCAACGCGTCGGTGTTTGATACGGACCTGGCCTTTGATGCGGTGCGACGTGCCCTTGAAACCCATGATCTTGCCGCCTACAAAGGCACCCTGGATATGTATCCTCACCAGGGAAAATATCACTATGACGGCCATCGCAAATGCGGGGTGTGCCTCAATCCCGATGAGACCGCCGCTTTGGGCGGGATTTGCCCTGAATGCGGGAAACCCCTGACCCTGGGCGTGCTTTACCGGGTTCAGGAACTTGCCGACAGGCCCGAGGGGTTTAAGCCTGAAAACCGGCATCCCCATTCCTATGTGGTGCCCCTGGCTGATATGTTATCCCAGATTTTGGGGGTGGGTCCCAATACCAAAAAGGTGAAAACCCATTATGATAAGGCGGTTAATGCCCTGGGACCGGAACTTGACATACTCACACAACTTTCGCCTGAAATCATCGAACGTGCCGGCGTACCCTTACTGGCCCAGGCCATACAAAAGATGAGAGACGGGGATATTCACATTGACCCCGGGTATGACGGTGAGTATGGAAAGGTCAATATTTTTACCCGGGAGGAAAAAGAGCATATCCAGGGCGAAAAAAGCCTGTTTGGTAGTCCTTTGCCCCGAAAAAAAACAAAAAAAACGCCCGGTACCCCGCATATCCGTAAAAAGCCCCAAAACAAAGATGCGGTATTGCCTTCACCTGAAAAAAAAGTCCCTCCGGTATCCGTGGCACCCGGACATATTTTGGACGGGTTGAACCCGGAGCAGGACAGGGCGGTTAAATCCCAATCAAAGGCCGTGGTGATCCAGGCAGGGCCGGGCACGGGAAAAACCCGTACCCTTACGGCCAGAATCGCCTGGCTGCTTCGGGAAAATAAGGCGGCCCCTGAAAATATCCTGGCGTTGACCTTTACAAATAAGGCGGCCGGCGAACTTGCCGACCGGATTGAATCCTTTATTCCCCAGGGCGGGCAGCTTGTTACGGCTGCCACATTTCACGGATTTTGCCTTCAAATGCTTAGGCGTTATTCAAATTTTAAGCGGGGGCTCATGGAAGACGACCTGCGCCTGGAGATGCTGGCGCAGGCTGTCAAAGACGTGACGGGTGAGAAAAAGGTGCCCAAGAAAACAGTGTCAAAACTGGATGCCTGGATCAGCCGGCAAAAGCAGCAATTGAAGGAACCTGGTGATGAAACTCAAGAGGACACTGAAAATAACCCTATCGAAGATTTCGATCCGGTCTGGCCTGATGTGTACAAAGCCTATGACCGGATACTTCAGGAACGCGGCCTGGCAGATTTTGAAGATTTGATTTTCATCTGTTTCAGGCTTTTTTCCAGGGATGAGGTCCTGCTTGAACAAATTCGTCATCAGTATAAATATATTTTTGTGGATGAGTACCAGGACCTGAACCTGGGTCAGTACCGGCTGGTGAGGCTTATTGCACAAAACAGTCACATATTTGTGATCGGTGACCCCGATCAGTCTATCTACGGGTTCAGAGGCTCGGACAGCCGGTTTTTTAATCGCTTTGAACTTGATTTCCCCGAGTGCGAACAGATCCGCCTGCGCCAAAATTACCGATCCACCCAGACCATCCTGGACGCCTCTTTTCAAGTGATTTGTACCGGTGATGAAGTGGAAAATGAGGCTCGTAAAATTTATGCAAGCCTTGACGGCAAACAAAAGATTTCGATCAATGAAACGGCGAGCGAAAGCGCCGAGGCGGTTGCCGTGGGAAAGGTTATTGAAAAAGGGGTGGGGGGGCTTTCTTTTCTGTCCATGGACAAGGGCACAGGTCCGGATTCCGGGACGGACAGGGAATATGCCTTTTCCGATTTTGCCGTTCTCTACCGCACCCGGCAGCAAGCCCTGGCCTTTACCCGGGCCTTTGAGAAGGCCGGTATTCCATTTCAGACCGCAGACCGGGAGCATTGGGCCGACATGGCAGGCATAAAAGACCTGTTGGCGCTGATGCGGATTTCCCTTAACCGGAGCAGTGACGCAGAGCGACAGCAGTTTGTACAATTTTTACCCAGAGTTGAGACGCTTACAGTTCCCATGAACACGTCAGCGCTTCTTGATACCTTGGGTGACTGGCTGGATATCAAGGCCCTGGGCCAAACAGATGAAAAACTGGCAGCGGCATGGCAGCGGCTCAATGTATTGGCAGACCGGTACCCGTCTCCTTGTGATCTTCTGGATGCCCTAAGGCTGGATCAGGACCCTGATTTTTTGGACAAAACAGTTGAAAAGGTCTCTTTGATGACCATGCATGCGGCCAAAGGGCTTGAGTTTCCAGTGGTCTTTCTTACAGGATGCGAAAACGGCACGATCCCCTTTGCAAGGGACGGTAAAACCGTGGAAGACCCGGATGAAGAACGCCGCCTTTTTTATGTGGGCATGACCCGGGCAAAGGAGATGCTCTATTTGACATATGCACGAAAAAGACGCATATTCGGCCGGGAGCAGCAAAAAATCCGGTCTTGTTTTATTGATGATATTGAAAAGAAACTGGCCCGGTATGAAAAGGGAAAAAAGCAGGTTAAAAAACAGAAAACCAGGGATATTCAGCTGGAATTATTTTAA
- a CDS encoding YbgC/FadM family acyl-CoA thioesterase, with product METEIKIRGYHTDLYQHVNNARYLEFLEEARWQLLENHMDLESFMKKGFLFFVVNINISYKSQARVNDLIRIRSGMANIGNKSAVVRQQVLNLTTGLVSVDADIIFVLSDSKGKALKLEGEVLETLNRIPVFEE from the coding sequence ATGGAGACTGAAATTAAGATCAGAGGATACCATACAGACCTGTATCAGCATGTAAATAATGCCCGGTATCTTGAATTCCTTGAAGAAGCCAGGTGGCAGCTTCTTGAAAACCACATGGACCTTGAGTCGTTTATGAAAAAGGGCTTTTTATTTTTTGTGGTCAACATCAATATCTCATATAAAAGCCAGGCCAGGGTTAACGATCTGATCCGCATCCGGTCGGGAATGGCAAACATCGGAAATAAAAGCGCCGTGGTCCGTCAGCAGGTTCTCAACCTGACAACCGGGCTGGTTAGTGTGGATGCCGATATCATTTTTGTTTTGTCTGACTCTAAAGGAAAAGCGCTCAAGCTTGAAGGTGAGGTGCTGGAGACACTGAATCGGATTCCGGTGTTTGAAGAATAG
- a CDS encoding lytic transglycosylase domain-containing protein, protein MKRVKKNRKVTISRWWAAFFLFICLCMICPCTALGDIYRYIDADGVVHFTNTPTAEGYILYLKEKRGDRVQARTRRFRAGPDVYDTIILKAARAFGVDHALIKAVIHAESSFNPKAVSSKGARGLMQIMPQNDISLNISNPFDPSQNIMGGTRYLKRMLNRYNEKLALALAAYNAGPSAVDKYKNIPPYEETQTYVQKVMSLYSRYKSS, encoded by the coding sequence TTGAAAAGGGTAAAAAAAAATAGAAAGGTAACTATTTCGCGTTGGTGGGCGGCATTTTTTCTGTTTATATGTCTGTGCATGATCTGCCCCTGCACAGCCCTGGGGGATATATACCGGTATATTGACGCCGATGGGGTGGTGCATTTTACCAATACGCCTACGGCCGAAGGCTATATCCTTTATCTCAAGGAAAAGAGGGGGGACAGGGTACAGGCCCGGACAAGAAGATTCAGGGCGGGGCCTGATGTCTACGACACTATTATTCTCAAAGCCGCCAGGGCCTTTGGTGTGGACCATGCTTTGATCAAAGCCGTAATCCATGCGGAGTCCAGTTTTAATCCTAAGGCCGTGTCCAGCAAAGGGGCGCGGGGGCTTATGCAGATCATGCCCCAGAACGATATCTCCCTGAATATTTCAAACCCCTTTGATCCGTCCCAGAACATCATGGGCGGCACCCGTTATTTGAAGCGGATGCTCAATCGGTATAATGAAAAGCTTGCCCTGGCGCTTGCTGCCTATAACGCCGGCCCTTCGGCTGTGGACAAATACAAAAATATACCGCCTTATGAAGAGACCCAGACCTATGTACAAAAGGTGATGTCCTTGTATTCACGGTATAAAAGCAGCTAG
- a CDS encoding thioredoxin family protein, whose product MDNTTKEQIKAWTPLGRPTLSIANTEHPEQKQFEGFARQWQEISNSISWIKGSQPADLPGFFLKNNIIYSALPLERELSPFLNGLDSLDKPNPGAGIQKTLDTIDVPCRLTLYIALQCPHCPGMVERLIPLAAACENIHLHIIDGSLFPEKAQEDKVMSAPCLILDDDARWTGDVTEEEILDMIVNKESMNLDTKALKTILEDGRAEWITEQMLASNRLFKGFAGLLLHETWSVRLGAMVVVEALAEKAPALCAELEKILTEAFSTKDVPVQGDILYALGEIGTPDTRDWITAHQDALSHEDLKDAAEDAIESIQDRFDL is encoded by the coding sequence ATGGACAACACGACAAAAGAACAGATCAAAGCCTGGACGCCTTTGGGACGCCCAACCCTAAGCATAGCAAACACAGAACATCCCGAGCAAAAACAATTCGAGGGGTTTGCCCGCCAATGGCAGGAGATATCGAATTCCATCTCCTGGATAAAAGGCAGTCAACCTGCGGACCTGCCGGGCTTTTTTCTGAAAAACAACATTATATATTCCGCCCTGCCCCTCGAACGTGAACTGTCACCTTTTTTAAACGGCCTGGACTCCCTTGACAAACCAAATCCGGGCGCCGGCATCCAAAAAACGTTGGACACGATCGACGTACCCTGCCGGCTGACCCTGTATATTGCCCTGCAATGCCCCCACTGCCCGGGGATGGTTGAACGGCTCATCCCCCTTGCCGCCGCCTGTGAAAACATTCACCTTCACATCATTGACGGTTCCCTGTTTCCTGAAAAAGCCCAGGAAGACAAGGTGATGTCCGCCCCCTGCCTGATTCTGGATGATGATGCCCGATGGACCGGAGATGTAACCGAAGAAGAAATTTTGGACATGATCGTCAATAAGGAGAGCATGAACCTGGATACAAAGGCCTTGAAAACCATATTAGAGGATGGCCGGGCAGAATGGATCACCGAGCAGATGCTCGCGTCCAACCGGTTGTTCAAAGGATTTGCCGGACTGCTTCTTCACGAAACCTGGTCTGTGCGTTTAGGTGCCATGGTGGTGGTGGAAGCCCTTGCCGAGAAGGCACCGGCCCTGTGTGCCGAGCTGGAAAAGATTTTAACTGAGGCATTCAGCACCAAAGATGTTCCGGTCCAGGGTGACATTTTATACGCCTTGGGAGAAATCGGTACCCCTGATACCCGGGACTGGATCACTGCCCATCAGGATGCCCTGTCCCACGAAGATCTTAAGGATGCGGCAGAGGATGCAATTGAATCGATTCAAGACAGGTTTGATCTCTAA
- a CDS encoding HAD hydrolase-like protein produces the protein MIENIFFDLDGTLTDPKEGITRCIQFALEEFDVEKPHADQLTWCIGPPLRDSFSKILETTDKDKIKHAYTTYRKRFAVKGLYENRVYPDVHNSLNMIKKSGFRIFLATSKPEIYAKQILDHFDLSKYFNKAYGSNLNGSLTDKGELIAHILKTENLDPGKTVIVGDRVYDIAGGQKNGIMTAAVTYGYGSREEITSSQPDIIFDSFSDLLPFLEITTPTRTECCQR, from the coding sequence ATGATTGAAAATATCTTTTTTGATTTGGATGGAACCTTGACAGACCCTAAAGAAGGGATAACCCGTTGCATACAATTCGCTCTTGAAGAATTCGACGTGGAGAAACCTCATGCAGATCAGCTTACCTGGTGTATCGGCCCGCCACTCAGAGATTCTTTTTCCAAAATATTGGAAACCACCGATAAAGATAAGATTAAACATGCTTATACCACTTACCGAAAACGGTTTGCAGTTAAAGGGCTGTATGAAAATAGAGTCTATCCGGACGTTCATAACTCCCTTAATATGATTAAAAAATCGGGGTTCAGGATTTTTCTTGCCACTTCAAAACCTGAAATATATGCAAAACAGATACTGGATCATTTTGACCTCTCCAAATATTTCAATAAAGCTTATGGCAGTAATCTGAATGGTTCCCTGACTGATAAAGGTGAGTTGATCGCCCATATTCTCAAAACCGAGAACCTTGATCCAGGAAAAACCGTCATTGTCGGAGACAGGGTGTATGACATCGCTGGGGGTCAGAAAAACGGCATCATGACGGCAGCTGTCACATATGGCTATGGGAGCCGGGAAGAAATCACCTCATCGCAACCGGATATTATATTTGACTCATTTTCCGACCTGTTACCTTTTCTGGAAATAACCACACCCACAAGAACCGAGTGCTGCCAACGGTGA
- a CDS encoding MoxR family ATPase — protein MTGFNTYTKLFQSITNVIKGQDNTITLLLSGFAAGGHILLEDAPGNGKTTLAKALAFSADADFKRIQFTPDLLPSDVCGVSIFDPSTQAFRLHKGPVFTNILLADEINRASPRTQSALLEAMAESQVSIDGKILKLDDFFFVIATQNPVESRGTYPLPEAQMDRFALKLSMGYVGPQDEVAILTNQEKKEPVNAVNPCVTTSEILAMKEAVDHVFISEELKYYIVNLVGQTRAHKGITLGAGHRASITLMKTAKAYALFSGSDFVTPEHIQELAIPVMAHRLVLNPEFSFAGNSSAGTIHDIVRSTKAPG, from the coding sequence ATGACGGGATTTAACACCTATACAAAGCTGTTTCAAAGCATTACCAATGTTATAAAAGGCCAGGACAACACCATTACCCTGTTGCTCTCAGGCTTTGCCGCAGGCGGGCATATCCTGCTTGAGGATGCGCCCGGTAACGGCAAAACCACCCTGGCCAAGGCCCTGGCGTTTTCTGCAGACGCAGATTTCAAAAGAATCCAGTTCACACCGGACCTTTTGCCCTCGGATGTATGCGGCGTCTCCATCTTTGATCCGTCAACACAGGCGTTCAGGCTTCATAAAGGCCCGGTCTTTACCAATATTCTATTGGCCGATGAAATCAACCGGGCATCGCCAAGAACCCAGTCCGCCCTGCTTGAAGCCATGGCAGAGTCCCAGGTCAGCATTGACGGAAAAATTTTAAAGCTGGACGATTTCTTTTTTGTCATTGCCACCCAGAACCCTGTGGAGTCCAGGGGCACCTATCCGTTGCCCGAGGCCCAGATGGACCGCTTTGCCCTGAAACTGTCCATGGGCTATGTGGGCCCCCAGGACGAGGTGGCCATCCTGACAAACCAGGAGAAAAAAGAGCCGGTTAATGCGGTCAATCCCTGTGTTACAACATCGGAAATCCTGGCCATGAAAGAGGCTGTGGACCATGTGTTTATCAGCGAAGAGCTTAAATATTATATTGTAAATCTTGTGGGGCAGACCAGGGCCCATAAGGGCATCACCCTGGGCGCCGGGCACAGAGCCTCCATCACCCTGATGAAGACAGCCAAAGCCTATGCCCTTTTTTCAGGCAGTGATTTTGTCACGCCCGAACATATCCAGGAACTGGCCATACCGGTGATGGCCCACCGCCTGGTCCTGAACCCGGAATTTAGTTTCGCCGGCAACTCAAGCGCCGGCACCATTCACGACATTGTCAGATCCACCAAAGCGCCGGGGTAA
- the galU gene encoding UTP--glucose-1-phosphate uridylyltransferase GalU: protein MKVKKAVLPVAGLGTRFIPATKAMAKEMLTVVDKPIIQYAVEEAFDAGIEQIIFVTGRTKKALEDHFDRSYELETMLKAKGKTDLLRQINELVPETGTIVYTRQHDPLGLGHAIWCARDIVGDEPFAVLLADDMIQTPNKPVLSEMVEKFERFRASIAAVMEVEKDQTDKYGILDASPLEEDMVKINDMVEKPKPEEAPSNLAIVGRYILTPKIWKYLGKKQTGAGGEIQLTDAMKGLLTEQPIFGYKFKGTRFDCGDKVGFQMANLSFSLKRPEMRDKLLDFIKTIKTEA from the coding sequence ATGAAAGTAAAAAAAGCTGTATTACCGGTAGCAGGTCTTGGCACCCGGTTCATCCCGGCCACAAAAGCCATGGCCAAGGAGATGCTGACCGTGGTGGATAAACCCATTATCCAATATGCTGTTGAAGAGGCGTTTGACGCCGGCATTGAACAAATCATCTTTGTCACGGGCCGGACAAAAAAGGCCCTGGAAGACCACTTTGACCGCAGTTATGAATTAGAAACCATGCTCAAAGCCAAGGGTAAAACCGACTTGCTGCGACAGATCAATGAACTGGTCCCCGAAACCGGCACCATTGTCTACACCCGCCAGCATGATCCGTTAGGACTTGGACATGCCATCTGGTGCGCCAGGGATATTGTGGGGGACGAGCCCTTTGCCGTGCTTCTGGCCGACGATATGATCCAAACTCCGAATAAGCCTGTACTTTCTGAAATGGTAGAAAAATTTGAACGGTTCCGCGCCTCCATTGCCGCTGTCATGGAAGTGGAAAAGGATCAGACGGATAAATACGGCATTCTGGATGCAAGCCCTCTGGAAGAAGATATGGTAAAAATCAATGACATGGTGGAAAAACCAAAACCCGAAGAGGCGCCGTCCAACCTGGCCATTGTGGGCCGGTACATCCTTACCCCCAAAATCTGGAAGTATCTTGGAAAGAAACAAACCGGTGCCGGCGGCGAAATCCAGCTCACTGACGCCATGAAGGGACTTTTAACCGAACAGCCGATCTTTGGATATAAATTCAAGGGTACCCGGTTTGACTGCGGGGATAAGGTCGGATTTCAAATGGCCAATCTATCATTTTCCCTTAAACGTCCGGAAATGCGCGACAAATTACTTGATTTCATAAAGACGATCAAGACTGAGGCGTAA
- a CDS encoding NifB/NifX family molybdenum-iron cluster-binding protein, translated as MKIAITALGKDLDAQVSDKPGTASHLLVIDTLSKELQCFEGPGKFRPGSGLQLVTMAINEKCDAFLAGWLSPISQRQLEARGITVVTGMTGKVAQALEKFEQKHAADSTVLPKESVGASLLSNTQALTQACRQALTQIGSMLPTIAGVVFLIGLLTAFIPQRLLSDFFFGGTLQGIFKGALVGSLFTGNPANSYIIGKELLDQGIGIGPVIALICAWVTVGIVQLPAESAALGKRFAIARNFLCFILSMVIALIMVGFM; from the coding sequence ATGAAAATTGCCATCACCGCCCTTGGAAAAGACCTTGATGCCCAGGTGAGCGACAAACCGGGCACAGCGTCACACCTGCTGGTGATCGACACATTGTCTAAAGAGCTGCAATGCTTTGAGGGGCCGGGGAAATTTCGCCCTGGGTCAGGTCTGCAGCTCGTCACCATGGCCATCAACGAAAAATGCGACGCCTTTCTGGCGGGTTGGTTAAGCCCGATCAGCCAACGGCAGCTTGAGGCCCGGGGTATCACGGTGGTGACGGGCATGACCGGCAAGGTGGCACAGGCCCTTGAAAAATTTGAACAGAAACATGCTGCAGACTCGACAGTTCTCCCAAAAGAATCCGTCGGCGCATCCCTTTTGTCAAATACCCAGGCGTTAACCCAAGCCTGCCGCCAGGCCCTCACCCAAATCGGCAGCATGCTTCCGACGATCGCGGGTGTCGTCTTTCTGATTGGCTTGCTGACTGCGTTTATTCCCCAGCGCCTCCTGTCTGATTTTTTCTTTGGCGGCACACTTCAGGGTATTTTTAAAGGTGCATTGGTTGGAAGCCTTTTTACCGGAAATCCCGCCAACAGCTATATCATTGGAAAAGAACTTCTTGACCAGGGCATTGGCATCGGCCCGGTCATCGCCCTGATATGCGCCTGGGTAACGGTTGGGATTGTGCAACTGCCGGCAGAAAGCGCAGCCCTTGGCAAACGTTTTGCGATTGCCCGAAATTTTTTATGCTTCATTCTATCCATGGTGATCGCACTGATTATGGTGGGGTTCATGTAA
- a CDS encoding YkgJ family cysteine cluster protein: MNAENKTDETQARAEIPPEQLSLKSRFKFKCHKGVSCFTECCRGIDIMLTPYDILTMRKKLDIDSEKFLSIFTTPQLLEKADLPVVTLKLLDDERKSCPFVQDEEGCVIYEDRPTTCRYYPLGVGSLSYSGEQGDNEDKEEFFFMIKEPHCKGFDEPDEWTVEEWREDQGVDLRDEVNEGWLDLMVRKKSLPASMKLSENAKQMFFTVCYNIDKFKQFVFESSFLTRYNIPEERVAEIKDDDVKLLQFGFEWLKVTFFHAGEEMFNPKEKNGDTTAAEE, encoded by the coding sequence ATGAACGCTGAAAATAAGACGGATGAAACACAGGCCAGAGCGGAAATTCCGCCCGAGCAGCTTAGCCTTAAAAGCCGGTTTAAATTCAAATGCCATAAAGGTGTCTCCTGTTTTACCGAGTGCTGCAGGGGGATTGATATCATGCTCACCCCCTATGACATTTTAACCATGCGCAAAAAATTGGATATAGATTCGGAAAAATTTTTGTCCATATTTACCACGCCCCAGCTTCTTGAAAAAGCAGATCTGCCTGTGGTAACACTTAAGCTTTTGGATGATGAGCGAAAATCCTGTCCATTTGTCCAGGACGAGGAGGGATGCGTAATTTATGAAGACCGTCCCACCACCTGCCGGTACTATCCCCTTGGCGTGGGGTCTTTGAGTTACTCAGGGGAGCAGGGTGATAATGAGGATAAGGAAGAGTTCTTTTTTATGATCAAGGAACCCCATTGCAAAGGCTTTGATGAACCAGACGAATGGACCGTAGAGGAATGGCGTGAAGACCAGGGCGTGGATCTGCGTGACGAGGTCAATGAAGGCTGGCTGGATCTCATGGTTCGTAAAAAATCTTTGCCGGCCAGCATGAAGCTGTCCGAAAATGCCAAGCAGATGTTTTTTACGGTATGCTATAATATCGATAAGTTTAAACAGTTCGTGTTTGAATCCTCTTTTCTTACCAGGTACAACATTCCGGAAGAACGGGTGGCCGAGATTAAGGATGATGATGTGAAACTGCTCCAATTTGGATTTGAATGGCTAAAAGTTACCTTTTTCCATGCCGGAGAGGAGATGTTTAACCCCAAAGAGAAAAA